From Actinomyces slackii, a single genomic window includes:
- a CDS encoding energy-coupling factor transporter transmembrane component T, producing MSTHAPQAAHPALPRRASVRCGADPRSRLLLMIVINIIVMGRSSGWLLWVAAAIVGLALVHDLRLRAAAIYTVVLGASVLAMALIRWWPGGPSVALGIIGFWVLRFTIALSAGAWFVSTTRVTELVAAMHAARLPRVLIIPLSVIFRFLPVALEEIGGVAEAMALRGYTGSYWCRHPLAAIEKLVVPVLAASARTADELSAAALIRGLGVSDRPTSVVRLRWGVPDAVVAAICLALTGALLAQNAVPWT from the coding sequence GTGAGCACGCATGCGCCGCAGGCAGCGCACCCCGCCCTGCCGCGCCGCGCCAGCGTGCGCTGCGGGGCGGATCCCCGTTCCCGGCTCCTGCTCATGATCGTCATCAACATCATCGTCATGGGGCGCTCGAGCGGATGGCTCCTGTGGGTCGCAGCCGCGATCGTGGGCCTCGCCCTGGTCCATGACCTGCGGCTGCGCGCCGCCGCCATCTACACCGTCGTCCTCGGGGCCAGCGTCCTGGCCATGGCTCTGATCCGGTGGTGGCCCGGCGGGCCCAGCGTCGCGCTGGGCATCATCGGCTTCTGGGTCCTGCGCTTCACCATCGCGCTGAGCGCCGGGGCGTGGTTCGTCTCCACGACCCGCGTCACCGAGCTCGTGGCCGCCATGCACGCTGCGCGCCTGCCCAGAGTCCTCATCATCCCGCTGTCCGTCATCTTCCGGTTCCTGCCGGTGGCACTCGAGGAGATCGGCGGCGTGGCCGAGGCCATGGCCCTGCGCGGCTACACCGGCTCCTACTGGTGCCGCCACCCCCTGGCCGCCATCGAGAAGCTCGTGGTCCCGGTGCTGGCGGCCTCGGCGCGCACCGCCGATGAGCTGTCCGCCGCCGCGCTGATCCGTGGACTGGGGGTCAGCGACCGCCCCACGAGCGTCGTGCGCCTGCGATGGGGCGTGCCCGACGCCGTCGTGGCGGCCATCTGCCTTGCCCTGACCGGGGCCCTCCTCGCCCAGAACGCGGTTCCATGGACGTGA
- a CDS encoding MptD family putative ECF transporter S component, whose product MEPTASAASRGISAPRHLITVGVFTALYFVFFFAGGMLGIFHPAMMLIGGVVTVVLNGIVCMLMVAKTRAMWAYTIMGVVVGLLMVGTGHYWATVLVAAALGVVADLITRAGGYRRATANALGYALFSLWGIAPILPIFLNSQAYLADIEAQMGAQYAGTFAAVFSAPVVAAWGLMTLALAYGSALVGMRILHRHFERAGVA is encoded by the coding sequence ATGGAACCCACCGCCAGCGCAGCGTCGCGCGGCATCTCGGCGCCTCGCCACCTCATCACCGTCGGCGTCTTCACCGCCCTGTACTTCGTGTTCTTCTTCGCCGGCGGCATGCTGGGGATCTTCCATCCTGCGATGATGCTGATCGGTGGGGTCGTCACCGTGGTTCTCAACGGCATCGTGTGCATGCTCATGGTCGCCAAGACCCGGGCCATGTGGGCCTACACGATCATGGGGGTCGTGGTCGGCCTGCTCATGGTCGGCACCGGCCACTACTGGGCGACCGTTCTCGTCGCGGCCGCTCTCGGTGTTGTCGCCGATCTCATCACCCGCGCTGGAGGGTACAGGCGCGCCACCGCCAACGCCCTTGGGTATGCGCTGTTCTCGCTGTGGGGGATCGCTCCCATCCTGCCGATATTCCTCAACTCGCAGGCCTACCTGGCGGATATCGAGGCGCAGATGGGCGCCCAGTACGCAGGCACCTTCGCCGCGGTGTTCTCCGCACCGGTCGTCGCGGCCTGGGGCCTGATGACCCTCGCACTCGCCTACGGCTCGGCGCTTGTGGGCATGCGAATCCTGCACCGCCACTTCGAGCGAGCCGGTGTGGCGTGA